One Amycolatopsis sp. NBC_00355 genomic window carries:
- the ilvN gene encoding acetolactate synthase small subunit — MSVHTLSVLVENKPGVLARVSGLFSRRGFNIESLAVGPTENPEVSRMTIVVAVEELPLEQVTKQLNKLVNVIKIVELEQSTAVQRELLLVKVRADNTVRSQVLETVQLFRAKVVDVSPEALTVEATGTSDKIGALLRMLEPYGIRELVQSGMVAVGRGARSITATSPR; from the coding sequence ATGAGCGTCCACACGCTGAGTGTCCTGGTCGAGAACAAGCCGGGTGTGCTCGCGCGCGTCTCGGGCCTGTTCTCCCGCCGCGGTTTCAACATCGAGTCCCTCGCCGTCGGGCCCACGGAGAACCCCGAGGTGTCCCGCATGACGATCGTGGTCGCCGTCGAAGAGCTACCGCTCGAGCAGGTGACCAAGCAGCTCAACAAACTGGTCAATGTGATCAAAATAGTCGAGCTGGAGCAGTCGACCGCCGTGCAGCGCGAACTGCTGCTGGTCAAGGTGCGTGCCGACAACACCGTGCGCAGCCAGGTCCTCGAAACCGTCCAGCTCTTCCGGGCCAAGGTGGTCGACGTCTCCCCGGAGGCACTCACCGTCGAAGCCACCGGGACGTCCGACAAGATCGGTGCGCTGCTGCGGATGCTGGAGCCCTATGGCATCCGCGAGCTGGTGCAGTCAGGCATGGTCGCGGTGGGGCGGGGCGCCCGTTCCATCACCGCCACTTCACCGCGTTAA
- a CDS encoding ankyrin repeat domain-containing protein, translating into MGTLPANPSLDQLRKRAKDLARAEAVKLSEAQFRIAREHGFPSWPKLQAYVRRVAEHGETLQHPYHQDVHYYAGRALGLLASAEDGTPGAREPFDRWNQPFTRDGARAVVAREHGFVSWKALREHIKSLVDSGEPFARAYRAVEARDPGVLATLLAGFPGLVTARGTNGNDLLGMAGATGDERLSRVLLDHGADPARGNVHGWTPLHQATYSNQARLVDLLLDAGAPVAVSARGDGGTPLVVALFWGHREAAEKLAARDLAPGNLRVAAGLGHAALLDELLKPDGTPTAAAGAHRGFYRPHSGFPAWRPGDDPAEVRDEALAWAARNDRADALRTLVARGARLDADVYRGTALTWAAASGKLAAVRTLLDLGADVNHAGTFGGPNHGEGATALHLAAQSGHLDVIRVLVEGGADLTARDALFDSTPESWAEHCDQPAAKELLADL; encoded by the coding sequence ATGGGCACCTTGCCCGCCAACCCCAGCCTGGACCAGCTCCGAAAGCGCGCGAAGGACCTCGCGCGCGCCGAAGCCGTGAAGCTGTCCGAGGCGCAGTTCCGGATCGCCCGGGAGCACGGTTTCCCGAGCTGGCCGAAGCTGCAGGCGTACGTCCGTCGCGTCGCCGAGCACGGCGAAACCCTGCAGCACCCGTACCACCAGGACGTCCACTACTACGCCGGGCGCGCGCTCGGCCTGCTCGCGTCCGCCGAAGACGGGACGCCCGGGGCGCGGGAGCCGTTCGACCGCTGGAACCAGCCGTTCACCCGGGACGGCGCCCGCGCGGTCGTCGCCCGCGAGCACGGTTTCGTTTCCTGGAAGGCACTTCGCGAGCACATCAAGTCGCTTGTGGACAGTGGTGAGCCGTTCGCCCGGGCGTACCGCGCGGTCGAGGCGCGGGATCCCGGCGTGCTGGCAACACTGCTCGCCGGGTTCCCCGGGCTCGTCACCGCCCGCGGCACCAACGGCAACGACCTGCTCGGCATGGCCGGCGCGACCGGCGACGAGCGGCTCAGCCGGGTCCTGCTGGACCACGGCGCGGACCCGGCGCGCGGCAACGTCCACGGCTGGACGCCGCTGCACCAAGCCACTTACAGCAACCAGGCGCGGCTCGTCGACCTCCTGCTCGACGCGGGCGCGCCGGTCGCCGTCTCCGCGCGCGGAGACGGCGGCACTCCCCTGGTCGTCGCCTTGTTCTGGGGCCACCGCGAGGCTGCGGAGAAGCTGGCGGCGCGGGATCTCGCCCCCGGCAACCTGCGCGTCGCGGCCGGGCTCGGCCACGCCGCGCTCCTCGACGAGCTGCTGAAACCGGACGGGACGCCGACTGCGGCGGCCGGCGCCCATCGCGGGTTCTACCGCCCGCACAGCGGCTTCCCGGCCTGGCGCCCGGGCGACGACCCGGCGGAGGTCCGCGACGAGGCCCTGGCCTGGGCGGCGCGCAACGACCGCGCCGACGCCCTGCGCACGCTCGTCGCGCGCGGCGCCCGCCTCGACGCCGACGTCTACCGCGGCACGGCCCTGACCTGGGCGGCCGCGTCCGGCAAGCTCGCGGCGGTCCGGACGCTGCTCGACCTCGGCGCCGACGTGAACCACGCGGGCACGTTCGGCGGGCCGAACCACGGTGAAGGCGCCACCGCCCTGCACCTGGCGGCGCAGTCCGGGCACCTCGACGTGATCCGGGTGCTCGTCGAAGGCGGCGCCGACCTCACCGCGCGGGACGCGCTCTTCGACAGCACACCGGAGTCCTGGGCCGAGCACTGCGACCAGCCGGCCGCGAAGGAGCTGCTGGCCGACCTGTAG
- a CDS encoding nuclear transport factor 2 family protein, translated as MTTPRDVFAALSDGISEGRFGELSALYAEDTVVEHPQAVPRPTRLTGRAAVHERFAGTLAGMVRLKRKNVVVHETTDPEVIVAEYDYDAESVETGKTDVTANIQVLRIRDGLIVGSRDYHDYLRLAAIRDGVEQLPKAYEQAPPRELSPVTQESAGTVFERLVFGVAGARWDELPELYAEKTHVTHPFLPGSGVVRTRDELRAHFEAGKALNPGFSVADLVTYQTTDPEVLIGEFAYQGEHGGRPVRIANIFVMRIRDGLIVESRDYGDHLAVAGDTGTIPALAARLGS; from the coding sequence GTGACCACACCCCGCGACGTGTTCGCCGCGCTGTCCGACGGCATCTCCGAAGGACGGTTCGGCGAGCTTTCCGCGCTCTACGCCGAGGACACCGTCGTCGAACATCCCCAGGCCGTGCCGCGGCCGACCCGCCTCACCGGCCGCGCGGCGGTCCACGAGCGGTTCGCCGGCACGCTCGCCGGGATGGTCCGGCTCAAGCGCAAGAACGTCGTCGTCCACGAGACCACCGACCCCGAGGTGATCGTCGCCGAATACGACTACGACGCCGAGTCGGTCGAGACCGGCAAGACCGACGTCACGGCCAACATCCAGGTCCTGCGGATCCGCGACGGCCTGATCGTCGGATCCCGCGACTACCACGACTACCTGCGGCTCGCCGCGATCCGCGATGGCGTCGAACAGCTGCCGAAGGCCTACGAACAGGCGCCGCCACGCGAACTCTCGCCGGTCACCCAGGAGAGCGCGGGCACCGTGTTCGAGCGGCTCGTGTTCGGCGTCGCGGGCGCGCGGTGGGACGAGCTGCCGGAGCTGTACGCCGAGAAAACCCACGTGACGCACCCGTTCCTGCCGGGCTCGGGTGTGGTGCGGACCCGCGACGAGCTGCGCGCGCACTTCGAGGCCGGGAAGGCGCTCAACCCCGGCTTTTCAGTGGCGGACCTGGTCACCTACCAGACCACCGACCCGGAGGTGCTGATCGGCGAGTTCGCCTACCAGGGCGAGCACGGCGGCCGCCCGGTGCGGATCGCGAACATCTTCGTGATGCGGATCCGCGACGGCCTGATCGTCGAGTCCCGCGACTACGGCGACCACCTCGCCGTCGCGGGTGACACCGGGACGATCCCCGCGTTGGCCGCCCGCCTGGGTTCCTAA
- a CDS encoding TIGR03620 family F420-dependent LLM class oxidoreductase codes for MTLIEETRARLGAIGAWLPSAPLAPPPDVERAATRRLAELGYRSVWSGEGPGSREVFAHFGDLLASVPDVVLGTGIANLWARPGVTAEKGGATLAQAHPGRFVLGVGVGHAFQAAKAGEEYRPLDRMRAYLSEMDAIAAENPSPVAFPRVLAAVGPKMLELSRDHADGAHPFAQPVGHTPYAREILGPDKLLIPQQTVLLGKREDARESVRKRVALSREHHVKAYLAGWKRLGYSDADISGPSDRFVDDLVLWGDAGTIAKRLDELLDAGADHVLLTPAAATFDSTVDILAELAPAVLR; via the coding sequence ATGACCCTGATCGAAGAAACCCGGGCCCGGCTCGGCGCCATCGGCGCCTGGCTGCCGAGTGCCCCGCTGGCCCCGCCGCCGGACGTCGAGCGCGCGGCCACCCGCCGGCTCGCCGAGCTCGGCTACCGCTCGGTCTGGAGCGGTGAAGGTCCCGGCTCGCGCGAGGTGTTCGCCCACTTCGGCGACCTGCTCGCGTCGGTGCCGGACGTCGTGCTCGGCACCGGCATCGCCAACCTCTGGGCCCGGCCCGGGGTGACCGCCGAGAAGGGCGGCGCCACCCTGGCCCAAGCGCACCCCGGCCGGTTCGTGCTCGGCGTCGGCGTCGGGCACGCGTTCCAGGCGGCGAAGGCCGGCGAGGAGTACCGGCCACTCGACCGGATGCGCGCCTATCTGTCCGAAATGGACGCCATTGCCGCGGAAAACCCTTCACCGGTGGCGTTTCCGCGTGTGCTGGCCGCCGTCGGGCCGAAGATGCTGGAACTGTCGCGCGACCACGCCGACGGCGCGCACCCGTTCGCCCAGCCGGTCGGCCACACGCCGTACGCCCGGGAGATCCTCGGGCCGGACAAGCTGCTGATCCCGCAGCAGACGGTGCTGCTCGGGAAGCGCGAGGACGCCCGCGAAAGCGTCCGGAAGCGGGTGGCGCTCTCGCGTGAGCACCACGTCAAGGCGTATCTCGCGGGCTGGAAACGGCTCGGCTACAGCGATGCCGACATCTCCGGCCCGAGCGACCGGTTCGTCGACGACCTCGTTTTGTGGGGTGACGCGGGAACCATCGCGAAACGCCTGGACGAGCTGCTCGACGCGGGCGCGGACCACGTGCTGCTGACGCCGGCCGCGGCCACCTTCGACTCCACAGTGGACATCCTGGCCGAACTGGCCCCGGCGGTGCTCCGATGA
- the ilvC gene encoding ketol-acid reductoisomerase has translation MAVEIFYDDDADLSIIQGRKVAVIGYGSQGHAHSLSLRDSGVDVRIGLPEGSKSRAKAEEQGLRVLTPAEASAEADLIMILAPDTKQRHIYEQDIAPNLKDGDAIFFGHGFNIRYDLIKPPANVDVAMVAPKGPGHLVRRQFVDGKGVPALIAVEQDASGNAQALALSYAAAIGGARAGVIKTTFTEETETDLFGEQAVLCGGASALVQTGFEVLTEAGYAPEIAYFEVLHELKLIVDLMYEGGIARQRYSISDTAEYGDLTRGPRVISPAVKEEMKKILGEIQDGTFAREWVAEDEAGRPNFTKLEEQGNQHPIEATGKKLRDLMSWVDRPITETA, from the coding sequence ATGGCAGTGGAAATTTTCTACGACGACGACGCCGACCTCTCGATCATCCAGGGGCGCAAGGTCGCTGTCATCGGCTACGGCAGCCAGGGCCACGCCCACTCGCTGAGCCTGCGCGACTCCGGCGTCGACGTCCGCATCGGCCTGCCCGAGGGGTCCAAGTCGCGGGCGAAGGCCGAGGAGCAGGGCCTGCGCGTGCTCACCCCGGCCGAGGCGTCGGCCGAAGCCGACCTGATCATGATCCTGGCGCCGGACACCAAGCAGCGCCACATCTACGAGCAGGACATCGCGCCGAACCTCAAGGACGGCGACGCGATCTTCTTCGGGCACGGCTTCAACATCCGCTACGACCTGATCAAGCCGCCGGCCAACGTCGACGTCGCGATGGTCGCCCCGAAGGGCCCGGGCCACCTCGTCCGCCGCCAGTTCGTCGACGGCAAGGGCGTCCCGGCGCTCATCGCCGTCGAGCAGGACGCCTCCGGCAACGCCCAGGCGCTCGCCCTCTCCTACGCGGCCGCCATCGGTGGCGCCCGCGCCGGTGTCATCAAGACGACCTTCACCGAGGAGACCGAGACCGACCTCTTCGGCGAGCAGGCCGTGCTCTGCGGTGGCGCGTCCGCGCTGGTGCAGACCGGTTTCGAGGTGCTCACCGAGGCCGGTTACGCCCCGGAGATCGCCTACTTCGAGGTGCTGCACGAGCTGAAGCTGATCGTCGACCTGATGTACGAGGGCGGCATCGCGCGCCAGCGTTACTCGATCTCCGACACCGCCGAGTACGGCGACCTGACCCGCGGCCCGCGCGTCATCTCGCCAGCGGTCAAGGAAGAGATGAAGAAGATCCTCGGCGAGATCCAGGACGGCACGTTCGCCCGCGAATGGGTCGCCGAGGACGAGGCCGGCCGGCCGAACTTCACCAAGCTCGAGGAGCAGGGCAACCAGCACCCGATCGAGGCGACCGGCAAGAAGCTGCGCGACCTGATGTCGTGGGTGGACCGGCCGATCACCGAGACCGCCTGA
- a CDS encoding DUF397 domain-containing protein produces the protein MSEQPADDKAHLRDQLDFTDAEWIRAEPEGVTLDECVEYVFISHTDGVTYTAMRKSPDPEGVILVFTPSEWDAFLKGVRDGEFTLPQDLEEA, from the coding sequence ATGAGTGAGCAGCCGGCCGACGACAAGGCGCACCTCCGGGACCAGCTGGACTTCACCGACGCCGAGTGGATCCGGGCCGAGCCGGAGGGTGTCACCCTCGACGAGTGCGTCGAGTACGTGTTCATCTCGCACACCGACGGCGTCACCTACACCGCGATGCGGAAGTCGCCGGATCCGGAGGGCGTGATCCTCGTCTTCACCCCGTCGGAGTGGGACGCGTTCCTCAAGGGCGTCCGCGACGGCGAGTTCACGCTGCCCCAAGACCTCGAAGAGGCTTAG
- a CDS encoding TIGR03620 family F420-dependent LLM class oxidoreductase: MSVGIWQFFDGDPIDELRRTATEVEELGFTQLWFGEYAGREAFTQAALLLAATSELVVATGIARFDQRSPLAAEGAVRALGEAYPGRFIAGIGGHRPGTRPLAAIRDYLDGMDAAELPGQPQPSPRPLRLLAALGPRALDLSAERADGAHPYFVPPEHTALARERLGPGKYLAVEQAVVLDSSREVAREHVAGYVKLAAHHRANLRRLGFTDEDLADGGSDRLVGALVAVGGQQAADRIRAHLDAGADHVCVQVLARTKDSYRRLADLLP, from the coding sequence ATGAGCGTCGGGATCTGGCAGTTCTTCGACGGCGACCCGATCGACGAGCTGCGGCGGACCGCCACCGAGGTCGAAGAGCTGGGCTTCACGCAGCTGTGGTTCGGCGAGTACGCCGGGCGGGAAGCGTTCACCCAGGCGGCGCTGCTGCTCGCGGCGACGTCGGAACTCGTGGTGGCCACCGGGATCGCCCGCTTCGACCAGCGTTCCCCGCTCGCGGCGGAGGGAGCCGTCCGGGCCTTGGGCGAGGCCTACCCGGGCCGGTTCATCGCGGGCATCGGCGGGCACCGCCCGGGCACGCGGCCGCTGGCCGCGATCCGCGACTACCTGGACGGCATGGACGCGGCCGAGCTGCCCGGGCAACCGCAGCCGTCTCCCCGGCCACTCAGGCTGCTCGCGGCGCTCGGCCCTCGCGCTCTCGACCTGTCGGCCGAGCGGGCGGACGGCGCCCACCCGTACTTCGTCCCGCCGGAGCACACGGCGCTGGCCCGGGAGCGGCTCGGCCCGGGCAAGTACCTGGCCGTCGAGCAGGCCGTGGTCCTGGACAGCTCGCGGGAGGTGGCCCGCGAGCACGTCGCCGGGTACGTGAAGCTCGCCGCGCACCACCGGGCGAACCTCCGCCGGCTCGGCTTCACCGACGAGGACCTGGCCGACGGCGGCAGCGACCGCCTGGTCGGCGCCCTCGTCGCGGTCGGCGGGCAGCAGGCGGCGGACCGGATCCGGGCCCACCTCGACGCCGGCGCCGACCACGTCTGCGTCCAGGTCCTGGCCCGCACCAAGGACTCCTACCGCAGATTGGCCGACCTCCTCCCGTGA
- a CDS encoding TetR/AcrR family transcriptional regulator, translating to MTEVKPMRADARRNYERLLEEAQRAFAEHGVEASLEDIARRAGVGIGTLYRHFPTRDALLETLLRARFDGQAERARELLTDPAPLDALQAWLLGLGDTTGTFRGLAELTADALNDETSRLYASCHAMRDAASQLVERAKAAGELRADVTTHELLLLLHAASWAGPHLPGDAGMQRLLALVFEGLRAS from the coding sequence ATGACCGAAGTCAAGCCGATGCGCGCGGACGCCCGCCGCAACTACGAACGCCTCCTTGAGGAGGCGCAGCGCGCCTTCGCCGAACACGGCGTCGAGGCGTCGCTGGAGGACATCGCCCGCCGGGCCGGCGTCGGCATCGGCACGCTCTACCGGCACTTCCCGACCCGCGACGCCCTGCTCGAGACCCTCCTGCGGGCCCGGTTCGACGGCCAGGCCGAGCGGGCCCGCGAGCTGCTCACCGACCCGGCGCCCCTTGACGCGCTGCAGGCGTGGCTGCTCGGGCTCGGCGACACCACCGGCACCTTCCGAGGCTTGGCCGAGCTGACGGCCGACGCGCTCAACGACGAGACGTCCCGCTTGTACGCTTCGTGTCACGCCATGCGGGACGCGGCGTCCCAGCTGGTGGAACGCGCGAAGGCGGCGGGGGAGCTGCGCGCGGACGTCACCACGCACGAACTGCTTCTGTTGCTGCACGCGGCATCCTGGGCGGGGCCGCACCTGCCCGGCGACGCGGGCATGCAGCGCCTGCTGGCTCTTGTTTTCGAGGGATTACGAGCGAGTTAA
- the serA gene encoding phosphoglycerate dehydrogenase has product MSKPSLQRPVVLIAEKLAPSVLSVFGDEVEVRHVDGTDRAALLEAVKSADALLVRSATKVDAEVFAATTQLKVVARAGVGLDNVEVPAATERGVLVVNAPTSNIVSAAEHAVALLLAVARRIPAADQSLRGGEWKRSSFSGVELQGKTVGVVGLGKIGQLFAQRLAAFDAKLIAYDPYVSAARAAQLGIELVTLDELLTRADAISIHLPKTPETKGLIDAEALKKTKPGVIIVNAARGGLIVEQDLADALRSGHVGGAGVDVFVTEPTTSSPLFELENVVVTPHLGASTAEAQDRAGTDVAKSTLLALRGDFVPDAVNVSGGGAVGEHVRPYLSLVQKLGTLLTALNPKAPTSVEVVVKGELSAEDTSVLQLAALRGVFTGVVEDQVTFVNAPQLAEKLGVQVQLTTESESPKFRNLVTLRAVHADGATLTVSGSVTGKDEAEKLVEVNGRGFDLRAEGTVLLVEYPDRPGVMGRVGTLLGEAGINIEAAQISQTTDGSDAVMLLRVDRHIDAHLLEPIGAAVGAHTIRAVDFN; this is encoded by the coding sequence GTGAGCAAGCCCAGTCTCCAACGTCCAGTTGTCCTCATCGCGGAGAAGCTCGCCCCCTCCGTGCTGAGTGTGTTCGGTGACGAGGTGGAGGTCCGGCACGTCGACGGCACGGACCGAGCCGCGCTGCTGGAGGCGGTGAAGAGCGCCGACGCGCTCCTGGTCCGGTCCGCCACCAAGGTCGACGCCGAGGTCTTCGCCGCCACGACCCAGCTCAAGGTCGTCGCCCGGGCCGGGGTCGGCCTGGACAACGTCGAGGTGCCCGCCGCCACCGAGCGTGGTGTCCTCGTCGTGAACGCCCCGACGTCCAACATCGTCTCCGCCGCCGAGCACGCCGTGGCGCTGCTGCTGGCCGTCGCGCGCCGCATCCCGGCCGCCGACCAGAGCCTGCGCGGCGGCGAGTGGAAGCGCAGCTCGTTCTCCGGTGTCGAGCTGCAGGGCAAGACCGTCGGTGTCGTGGGCCTCGGCAAGATCGGCCAGCTGTTCGCGCAGCGTCTCGCCGCTTTCGACGCGAAGCTCATCGCGTACGACCCGTACGTCTCGGCCGCGCGCGCCGCGCAGCTGGGCATCGAGCTCGTCACCCTCGACGAGCTGCTGACCCGCGCCGACGCCATCTCCATCCACCTGCCGAAGACGCCGGAGACCAAGGGCCTCATCGACGCCGAGGCGCTGAAGAAGACCAAGCCGGGCGTCATCATCGTGAACGCCGCCCGCGGCGGGCTGATCGTCGAGCAGGACCTGGCCGACGCGCTGCGCTCGGGCCACGTCGGCGGCGCCGGCGTCGACGTCTTCGTCACCGAGCCGACCACGTCCAGCCCGCTGTTCGAGCTGGAGAACGTCGTCGTCACCCCGCACCTGGGCGCCTCCACGGCCGAGGCGCAGGACCGCGCGGGCACCGACGTCGCGAAGTCGACGCTGCTGGCCCTGCGCGGCGACTTCGTGCCGGACGCGGTGAACGTCTCCGGCGGCGGCGCGGTCGGCGAGCACGTGCGCCCGTACTTGTCGCTGGTGCAGAAGCTCGGCACGCTGCTCACCGCGCTCAACCCGAAGGCGCCGACGTCGGTCGAGGTCGTCGTCAAGGGCGAGCTGTCGGCCGAGGACACCTCGGTGCTGCAGCTGGCCGCCCTGCGCGGGGTGTTCACCGGCGTGGTCGAGGACCAGGTCACGTTCGTCAACGCGCCGCAGCTCGCGGAGAAGCTCGGCGTCCAGGTGCAGCTGACCACGGAGTCGGAGAGCCCGAAGTTCCGCAACCTGGTCACCCTGCGCGCGGTGCACGCCGACGGCGCGACGCTGACGGTGTCCGGCTCGGTCACCGGCAAGGACGAGGCCGAGAAGCTCGTCGAGGTCAACGGCCGCGGGTTCGACCTGCGCGCCGAGGGCACCGTGCTGCTGGTCGAGTACCCGGACCGCCCGGGCGTGATGGGCCGCGTCGGCACGCTGCTCGGCGAAGCCGGCATCAACATCGAGGCCGCGCAGATCAGCCAGACCACCGACGGCTCCGACGCCGTGATGCTGCTGCGCGTCGACCGCCACATCGACGCGCACCTGCTGGAGCCGATCGGCGCCGCGGTGGGTGCGCACACGATCCGCGCCGTCGACTTCAACTGA